Genomic DNA from Desulfobacterales bacterium:
CCATCAAGATAAAACTGTCGGCAATGCGGTAAGTGCTTGACAGAACTGCTTTCGCTTTATTCGGGTTTTGGGGAGTTATTCCAGGTGCGCAATGCACAACATGTAATTTACCTTCATCCAATCCAAATGTTTTTAAAATCTCCATTTTAGTGAAATTTGAAATGGCGATTACCGCATGTGCCTTTTTCAGTGACGACCTGAAGAAATATCTCCCCAGGTAGTTCCTGGTCTTTTTGTTAAAAGGGTATCTTTTATATAGAAAGAGGTCGTTGACCGTGATAACGATCTTTGACTGAGTTTTAAAAAGAAATCCACCCGGGGAAAATCGATGAATAATATCAAACATGGATGAATTTCTATACAAATACCAACTATCGGAAAACATGACCGGCAGGCCCTTATAACGCCGATACAAAATCTCATTTCTATTGTAAATCGAATTTGGATTGGGCGTGAAGTGCAGCAGAAAGTAGGTGTTGTGCCGATCCAATTCGATAAGGTTCCGGGCAATGTTTTGGATATTGACACCAATTCCGGTTGGATTTGTTTCCAGCGGATATGTGATCAGGGCTATCTTCATGAAGTTATCGTTTCAAGGTTTATTTTTCAAAATAAATTCATAAACCTTCAGAATATCCTGAGATATTATATCCCAGTTGAAAACGGTTCGGACCCTCTCTTTGCCATTTTTGGAAAGCTTTATTCGTTCGGGTTCATTTTTCATTAAATAAACGATCTTTTCACTCAACATCTTGACATCATTATATTTGACAAGAAGCCCATTTATGCCATCTTCAATCACATCCCG
This window encodes:
- a CDS encoding glycosyltransferase family 1 protein; the encoded protein is MKIALITYPLETNPTGIGVNIQNIARNLIELDRHNTYFLLHFTPNPNSIYNRNEILYRRYKGLPVMFSDSWYLYRNSSMFDIIHRFSPGGFLFKTQSKIVITVNDLFLYKRYPFNKKTRNYLGRYFFRSSLKKAHAVIAISNFTKMEILKTFGLDEGKLHVVHCAPGITPQNPNKAKAVLSSTYRIADSFILMVSTIEPRKNILGMVKAYERLIEHHLIKEHLVIVGKKGWDLENTLAYINNSRHRDRIHLVGFVPTCDLAYFYQQASLFVYPSFMEGFGIPPLEAMQCGCPTLTSNTSSLPEIMLFPEMMFDPENINEITDKCLRILTDAAFRLDNTAKGKENVNRFSWKESAKKLINVYNILL